In Deltaproteobacteria bacterium, the sequence CGCCCCTGCGGCGGCGGTAGCGGAGCAACCACCGGGTGAAGCTCCCGCAGCCGTGCGCAGCTGCACGCCGCCGGTGCCGGAAGAGGCGGCCTTGGCGGCGACTCCGAGCGGGGTGACTCAGCCCGTGCCGACTCCCAAACCGGCGCAATTCGTCCCCTTCTTCATTGCCAGTCTGCTGATCGCGCTCACCTTCGGCGCCACGCTCGGCATGTTGACGCTGGCGACAATGACGTTGCCGTGGAGCTTCATCGGCGCCGTGCCGGTCGGTATGGCCAAGATCGCCCACGGCTACTCCCAGGTCTTCGGGTTCGCCACGCTGTTCATCATGGGGGTCGCCTACCACATCATGCCGCGGTTTACCGGCAACCCGGTGGCCACTGTTGGCCTGGCCAAGGCGTCGTTCTGGTTACAAACCGGCGGGGTAGTGCTAATCGCCGCCGGCATGCTTATCGGCGCCCCGGTGGCCGCGCCGGCCAGAGTGCTGGGCTCGCTGTTGCTGCTGGCGGCGGCGACCGCATTCGGCAGCACCGTACACCGTACGCTCGCTGGTGGCACACCGACGCCGGAACACTTGGAGCGCTACTTGCGGGCGGGCTGCGTGTGGCTGCTGCTTGCCAGCGCACTCGCCTGTATCACCGCCGCCGGGGTGGAGGTCTTGCAGCCGGCGGTGTGGGAGACCGCGCTATGGGGCTTTGCTGCCTCGTGGATCTTCGGGATGAGTCTGCGCGTGTTGCCCGTGTTTCTCGGGCTGCCGCCGGCCCCGGGGCGTTACAGCGCCTGGTTGTTCGCGGGCTACCAAGCGGCGGCGGCGCTGTGGATAACGGTTTCAGTGGCCGAGGCTTGGTATCTGATACCGCTCGCGCGAGCGCTGGCCGGCTCCGTGTTGGGGGTTGCGGCGGCGACCTTCGTTGCGCTCATCGGTATTTTCGGCCCGCGGCTCGAACGTCGTGGCAGGAGCGAGCAGGGCTACGAGAAGTTCATGGTCAGCGCCTACGCTTGGCTGCTGGTAGCGCTCTTCTTCGCGCCGGGCTGGAGTGCCGCCGCCGCGCTACGTGGTGGCGCCGCGCCATCGTTGCTCCTCGACTTCGGCCGCCACGCCTTCACCCTCGGTTTTCTCACGCAGATCATTTTCGGCGTCTCTACCCGTATTATTCCCGTGTTCACCGGTGCTCCATTATGGAATCCGGCTTGGCACACGACGACGTATTTCTTGCTCAACGCCGCCGTTTTGGCGCGCGGCCTCGAAGTTGCGGTGGAGCTCGCGGGCTGGTCCGAAGCCTGGCCGTACATCTCGATCAGCGGTCCGCTCGCCGTCGGCGCCTTCGCCGCGTTCAGCGCCAACGTCATGTTGACCGTGCGCTCGCGCCCGCCGGTGGCCGCTGTCAGTGGCGGCGATCCCGTGGCTGATGCGCTGGTGGTAGACCTGCTCCAGGTACCCGGCGCGCTCGATCTCCTGGTGAGCCGCGGCTTTCGCCCGTTGCAGAACCCGGCGATGCGGGCCGCGATGGGCCGCACGCTGACGCTACGGCAGGCCTGCCGAATTCATGGCATCGACGTCACCCCGCTAGCAGCCGAACTGCGCCGCCTGGCGGCACAGCGCTCGTGAGCGTCGCACGCCGTCATCATCACCGCATTCAAGGAGCGAATGGAATCATGGCACACACGGCCCGCGAACATCTCGACCTCAACCTGCGCACGCCGCCGCCGCCGATCCTCATCCGCGATCCCTTTCTCGAGTTCCTCGGCCTGGTCGCGCCGGCCGAACCGGTGGCGGTCACCTTCGAGGACCTAGTCAAGGCCGCCGGCCATCTCTGCCCGACGGTGGCCGGCGCTTACCTGCTCATGCGCCACGGCTTGCTGGCGCTTTACGGCGAGCAGCCGGCGGTACGCGGCGACGTGCGCGTGACCGCTTACGGCGGGCCCACCGATTTCGGCTACGGCCCGATCTCACAGCTCGTGAATCTGGTGATCGGCGCGGCCCCGGAAACCGGCTTCGGCGGCCTCGGTCCGGGCCGCTTTCGCCGCCGCGGCCTGTTCGTCTTTCGCCCCGATGATCTGCGTCACAACGAGTTCGAGCTCGAGCGGCTCGATCGCGGCGAGGCCGTGCACGTCACCTACGAGCCCACCGTCGTCCCCGCGCCCAAGGACCTCGGCGCGGTCATGGGCCCGGCGCTGACCACCGGCGAAGCCGCCGCGGTCGAGCGCTTCCGCGGCCTTTGGCTCGGACGCGTGGCCGAGATTCTCGAAGCCGACGCGCGCGCCGTCAAAATCACCCGTAAGTAGCCGCGCCGCGCCATGATCAACATCGGCGACCCGCCGGCGAGCGATTTCAACGACCCGCTCGGTGTGCTCAGCGACTGTCACCGGCGAGTGGAGCACTTTCTGCAACTTTTGCTCACGGTGACGCAGCAGGCCCAGGGCGGCGAGCTGGCCCCCGATCAGCGCGCCGCCCTGGAAGCCGGGCTGCGCTACTTCGCCGAAGCCGCTCCCAAGCATACCAGCGACGAAGAGGACTCGCTCTTTCCGCGCTTGCGGGCCTGCCGGCACCCCGAGGTTCGCGCCGCGCTCGCCGTCGTCGAGTCCTTGCATGCCGACCACCTCCGCGCTGAACCCGCTCATCAAGTAGTCGACGAACTCGGGCGGCGCTGGCTGGCGGACGGTCGATTGCCGGCCGACTCGGTTCGAACCCTGAGCGAAACCCTGCGCCAACTCGCGGCTACCTACCAGCGCCACATCGCCATCGAAGACACTGAGCTCTTCCCGCTTGCCCGCCGCGCTCTCGACACCGCTGCGGTTGCCGAGCTGGGGCAGGAGATGGCGCGCCGTCGCGGTCTTCGCGTCGGTAGCGGGCCGCGCTGAGCGGCCCAGCGCAAGCGCTTGACTTCTTCGAGCGGTTGCTGGGAAACTCCGGCCCGGTGCTTAATTAAGGGCGCATGGGCATTCCGATTCGGGTCTTGCTGATCGATGACTCCGAGGACGATGCGGCCTTGCTGTTGCACGAGCTCGGCCGCGGCGGGTACGACCCAACCTGGGAGCGAGTGGATACGGCGCCGGCGCTGGCGGCCGCGCTGCAGCATGGGCAGTGGGACCTGATCACTTGCGACTGGGTCATGCCGCAGTTCAGCGCCCCGGCGGCGTTGGCGTTGATCCGGCAACACGGCTGCGACTTGCCCGTCATCATCGTCTCCGGTGCGGTCGGCGAGGAGATCGCGGTCAGCGCAATGCGCGCCGGGGCGCACGACTACGTCAGCAAACACAAGCTGGTACGTTTGGTGCCGGCGATCGAGCGCGAATTGCGCGAGGTCGAAGTGCGGCGCGCCCGCCGGCAGACGGAGCAAGCCTATCGCGCGGTGGTCGAGGAGTCGCTGCAAGGCCTGGCGATCATCCAAGGCTCGGCGATGGTGTTCGCCAACCCGGCCCTGGCCCGCATCAGCGGCGTCTCCGTGGCGGAGTTGCTGCAAATGCCGGTGGCGCAAATGGCCGAGCGCATCCACCCCGCGGAGCGCGCAGAGGTGGCGCGGCGCATGGAGCTGCTCTTAGCCGGCGTGCCCATCCCCTCGCGTACCGAGACGCGGATTGCGCGCAAGGACGGCAGCCTGCGGTGGTTCGAAACCCACACCAGCCGGATCGAGTATCAAGGCAAGCCGGCACTGCAGGTCGCCTTTCTCGACGTCACCGACCGCAAGCGCGCCGAGGAAGCACTGCAAGTTAGCGAGCGCCACTTCCGCGCGCTCATCGAGGGTGCCCTCGATCTGATCGGCATCCTCAATCCCGACGGCACCGTGCGTTACGTCAACCCGGCGCATACGCGGCTGCTCGGCTACTCCGCCGAGGAACTCATCGGCCGCAGGGTCTTCGAGTTGGTGCATCCGGAGGATCGGCAAGCGATTGTGGACGCCTTTCTGGAAGGCGTCGGTGAAGGCTTCACCAGCCGTTCGGTCGAGTTCCGCTTCCGGCACAAGGACGGTTCCTGGAAATCCTTCGAGGGCGTAGGCCGCAACCTCATCGCTGATCCGGTGATCGCCGGCGTGCTGGTGAACTCGCGCGACATCACCGAGCGCAAGCAGGCCGAGGCCGACCGCGCGCGCCTGAGCGCCGCGGTCGAGCAGGCGGCGGAGTTTATCGTCGTTACCGACCCGGACGGAACCATCCGCTACGTCAACCCCGCCGGTGAGCGGCTCAGTGGTTACAGCCGCGACGAACTGTGCGGCCAAAGCCCCGCCCGCTTCGTCTTCGCACCGATCGAGCCCGAGCTGCGCCAGAACTTGCGCGCCGCTTTGGCCCGCGCCGAGGTGTGGTCCGGCTGCCACGTGCAACAGCGCAAGGACGGCACGTCGTGTGAGGTCGAGCTGACGATTTCGCCGGTGCGCGACGCCTCCGGGCAGGTAATCAACTACCTCGCCATCGGACGAGATGTCACCCACGAACGGCAGCTGGAAACGCAGTTGCGCCAGGCCCAGCGGCTGGAGGCGATCGGACGCCTGGCCGGCGGTGTGGCTCATGACTTCAATAATCAGCTCACAGTGATCATCGGCTCAGCGCAATTCCTGCTCACCGGATTGGCCCCCGACGACCCCGGCCGCCAGCATGTGGAGCGCATCGCCGAGACCGCCGACCATTCCGCCCGCCTGGTCCGCCAGCTGCTCACCTTCAGCCGGCAGCAGCCGCTGGAGACTCGCCCATTACAGCTCGGCAATTTGCTCGCCGAGATGGCACCGGTCCTGCGCCTGCTCTTGAGTGAACAGATCTCTCTGCAAGTGAGTACGCTGTCCGAGCTGTGGCCGGTGCAAGCCGATCGGGTTCAGATCGAGCGCGTCATCATCAATCTGGCGGTCAATGCGCGTGACGCCTTGCGCAGCCGGGCGGAGCCGAGCGCGCATGCGGAAGCGAGTCCGGATGCAACGATTGTCATCAGCGCCACCAACGTGCAATTCGAGGCCGTACCCCCGGCGCTGAGCGAACATCTGCGCCCCGGCGCCTATGTACTGCTCGGCGTGCAGGACAACGGACCCGGCATGGAGGCGGCGGTGCGCGAGCGCATCTTCGAGCCTTTTTTCACCACCAAGGATCCAGGTCATGGCACCGGTCTCGGGCTGGCGACGGTGTTCGGGATCATCACTCAGCACGGTGGCCACATCACTTGTACCAGCGAACTGGGGCGGGGCAGCACCTTTCACATCTACCTACCTCGCGGCCAAATTGCCGACCTGCCGGCGCCGCAGCCGCATGCCGCCCAGCTGCGGCCTCGCAGCCCCCAGGAGCCGCGCACCGTGCTGATTGCCGAAGACGAAGACAGTGTCCGCGACGTCGTGCGGCTGGCGCTGGAGGAATCCGGCTACCGCGTCCTGGTTGCCCATGCCGCCGACGATGCCGTGGCGGCCGCTTCCGCCAACGGGGTTGCGGTTGACGTGCTGATCACCGACATGGTGATGCCGGGCGGCAGCGGCACCAAGCTCGCCCAGCGGTTGAGCCAGCACCACCCCGGCATGCGGGTGCTGTTCATTTCGGGCTATCACAATCGGGCCCTCGATCTCTCGGCGCTGCCGGGCGCCCGTTTTCTGCAAAAGCCGTTCGGTTTGGATCAGCTCCTGCAGGCGGTCGAAGAGCTGCTCGCCGGCTGATCTCGACCCTCGTTGAATAGTCGCGACCATCGACCCGGGCACCCGGCCTGGCGCCGGCGCTCATACGACTGAAGCCCGGTCTCCAGATGTGACGCCGAGGGCCGGGATGCGACCCCAAAATTCCCGGATGTCAAAGCCCGCTCTCAACCCGTCCTCTGTACCGTGGCTACCGTGCTGCAGATCGGGCCGCCGATGTTGAGGGTGGCACCGCAGTGGGCGTTGGCAACTTGCAGCGCGGCCGGCGCTGTACCGAGCAGCTGCTGGTGCACCCACCCGATCATGGCAACACCGGTGGCGCTGATCGGATGCCCCTTGGCGATGAGCCCGCCGGAGGTGTTGATCGGGCATCTGCCGTCACGGCGCGCCCAGCCCTCCATGAAGTACCTGAGCCCCTTGCCTGACTCGGCGAGGCCGGTGATCTCGACGGCCAACGGCCCCATCACCGAGAAGCAGTCGTGTACCTCTTGCAGTGACAGGTCCTGCGGCTTCGCGCCGGCCATCTGCATGGCGGCTGCGAAAGCGCGTCCGGCGCCCACCGGCTTGAGCAAGCTCTCGCCCCGCGAGGCCATCGATAAGCTGTCGGTCGCTTGGCCGAACCCCACCAGTACGGTGGCCGCCGACTTGCCCACCCCCAACCTCGCCAGCCCTTGGTCGTCGCAGACGATGATTCGAGCCCAGCCATCGGAGATCTGCGAGCACTCGAACAGCTTGAGCGGCAGCGGCGGATCGCTGAAGAGCCGGTGACTGGCCAGCACCGCCTCCTTGGTCACAGGTGCTCTGGGTTGGTGCATGTGCGCCAACGGGTTGTGCGAGGCGTTCTCGTAGAACAGCGGCGGGATGCAGGCGAACTCCTCCTCGCTGTAGCCGTACGCCTTCATGTAGCTATCCATGATGACCGCAAACGAGTGAGGGAACGTTAGCGGTGGGAACAAGTCCTCCTTGTGCGCGGCAGCGCCGAGCGCCTCGCCGACGACCTTGGAGTCGAGCTTGCCTTCGAGCGGGTGCATCTTCTCGACACCGATAGCGAGGGCGATGTGCGCCTGCTCGGCCAAGATGGCGGTGGCGCAGTCGAGCACTGCGAGGCCGCCCGAGTCACAGGCATTGGCGACCGCCTTGATGCTCTTGCCGGTGTATGCCGGGTCCATGGCGACCAGCCCGGCGATAAGTAGTTGACTATTCAGCGTCGGCGTCAACAAGCCGGCGATGGCGATGTAATCGATCGCGCGGCGGTCGATGTCGTCGAGGTCCTTCGCCCCCGCGTCGTCAATCATCGACTCGATCGGATAGTTGCCGAGATTGCCGAAACGGCTCTGCGCGTAACGGACGAGATAGATCTTCTTCATCGGCGCACCTCCCGCGGGTTCTTCTTGTGCCCAGCATGCTCGGACACAAGAGCCGGCTCACGGCATGACTGCCCTGATCTCGCCTCGTATTGAGCGAGTCACATTTGCGTGACTCCCCGGCGACCGCCCCAACGCGACATCCATTAGCGGGCGGCACCATCCCGGCCAGCCTTTCGCAGCAGAGCGCATTTCGCCGGGTGCTGCAACCGGCGTGCGCAGATGGCGGGCTATTGCTTCATCCGCATTCCCATCGCCGCTGGAATGAATCAAGACTACGGCGCGCAGATTAGGGTGAGCCCGTCCACGTCAAGTACCAGCTGCGGCGAGTTGACGTATGACTTGCTCACCGTAGCCAGGTTGACTCGCCCCGCCCCGGTCCAAGTGCCTCTTTGGCGCAGAGGGACTCGGATCGTAAAGGGCGCTGTGCACACGCCGATCTGTGTATCTACAACTGGTAGCTGCAGCCCGCTTGTGCCAGTTCGCCAATCGCGCAGGTCCTGTAATGCCGCCACCAGGCTGGCAGAGTTGGCCGGGTCGTAACTCTGTCGTGGTAATACGATGCGGATCGCATCGGCTACACCTATCTGTGGACACGTGGGCAGATTGGGATCGAGGTTGTTCAGACACGCCACCACCCTGAACCCACAGGCGGTAGCCTCTGTACCGAAATCACACGTCGGATCATTGTTGTGGCAAGTCTGGATTCCGTTGGGCCGGCCGCCCCGGTCTAGTGCGGGGGTGTTGTTGGGGTTAACCACGGCCCATTCGACAAGACACGAACGCTTATCATTCACGCCGCGACTCGCTCCGTTACCGGGAATCAGTTCGTAGTTGCAATTATTGTCGCAACCGTCGCCGTTGACGGCATTGCCGTCGTCGCACTGCTCGCCGCGGTTGAGTACACCATCGAGGACGCACGGCGGCAGCGTCGGCGTCGGCGTGCGAGTCGGTACCGGCGTACGCGTAGCGGTTGGCGTCCGGGTGCGGGTCAAGGTGGGTGTCTGCGTCGGGGTTAGACTGGCAGTTGCGCTTGCCGTCGGGGTTGAGGTCGGAGTTGCCGACGGTGTCTCGGTCGGGACTTGGCATACTGACCCGTCATCAGCTTGCCCGTTGCAGTCGTTATCGAGCCCGTCGCACACCTCGGCGCTTGGAGCTTGGTTCCCGTTGCACACCAGCGCCCCGCCGCTGCACGCTGTCGTGCCCGCGGAGCACACGCCGAGCAGACCGGTGTTGCACGCCGCGCCGCCGCCCGGGTTGCCATCGTCAACCTGCGCGTTGCAGTCGTTGTCGACCCCGTCGCAGACCTCGGCGCTGGGAGCTTGGTTCCCGTTGCACACCAGCGCCCCGCCGCTGCACGCCGTCGTGCCCGCCGCGCAAACGCCGAGCAGACCGGTGTTGCACGCCGCGCCGCCGCCCGGGTTGCCATCGTCGACCTGCCCGTTGCAGTCGTTGTCGACCCCGTCACAGATCTCGGCCGTCGGGTTCTGGCAGGTTCCGAGACAGATACCGCACGTGCACTGGTCGTTGCTGCTGTTCGGGTTCCCGTCGGCACAGGTTTGGCCGTTCTTTACCGGCAGCGTCGCGCAGCCACCGGTCGATGGATCGCACATGCCGGCATTGCACTGATCATCGAGGTTGCTGCAGTCGAGCGGGATGCCGGAGCAGTCACTGTTGGAGCACGTATCGTTCACGGTGCACGGGTTGCCGTCGTCACAGGCACCGGTGCCGGTGCACGGGATCACCGGTGCGGCTGTGGAGACGATGTAATTGTCGACTCGCTGGCCGGCCATAAAGCCACGTGGATCGGACTCGAATTCCACGCCGGTGGCGCCGGAGTTGGTCCCGCTAACCGCCGGTAGGCTGATCGTTGTCACCAGCAGGCCGTCCCAGGTCTTGAAGACCTGTAGTTGGTTATCGAGTACCACCCGCAGGGTAGCCGGGCTGCTGCCCTGGACCGACACCAGCATCGTGTGGAAAGCAGAGGCATTGAAGGCGGCCCGCCGCGCGCTCCGCGCTACGATGCCGTCGGGGATGACGGGGGTGGTGGTGTTCTTGGGAGCGACGCGAACTTCTCCGAAACTATCCAGCTCGACCCGAAAGCCGCTCGCCGAGCCGCCGCGCACGCCGTCCCCGGTGTACGCATTGCGGCTGCGGAAGTAGATATTCGCCGTCGTGGCATCGACGTCGCAGGCGTAAACGCCCCTATCGCCGGGACTCGCCTGCATCGGAACCAGTATGCTGGCCTGGATGTTTAGATCCTGTCCGACGTTGGTGCTGCTGGTGCAGCAGGTCGAAGTCGCGCTGACCTCGAACCCACCACCGCCGTAGTAGTTGCTGGCGTTGAGAACGCTGTTGT encodes:
- a CDS encoding DUF542 domain-containing protein, with protein sequence MSDSFTASTTIDEVLHVNAALSRILNARGIDTCCGGSATLAEATEIRGLGLAELLAELNAAAPAAAVAEQPPGEAPAAVRSCTPPVPEEAALAATPSGVTQPVPTPKPAQFVPFFIASLLIALTFGATLGMLTLATMTLPWSFIGAVPVGMAKIAHGYSQVFGFATLFIMGVAYHIMPRFTGNPVATVGLAKASFWLQTGGVVLIAAGMLIGAPVAAPARVLGSLLLLAAATAFGSTVHRTLAGGTPTPEHLERYLRAGCVWLLLASALACITAAGVEVLQPAVWETALWGFAASWIFGMSLRVLPVFLGLPPAPGRYSAWLFAGYQAAAALWITVSVAEAWYLIPLARALAGSVLGVAAATFVALIGIFGPRLERRGRSEQGYEKFMVSAYAWLLVALFFAPGWSAAAALRGGAAPSLLLDFGRHAFTLGFLTQIIFGVSTRIIPVFTGAPLWNPAWHTTTYFLLNAAVLARGLEVAVELAGWSEAWPYISISGPLAVGAFAAFSANVMLTVRSRPPVAAVSGGDPVADALVVDLLQVPGALDLLVSRGFRPLQNPAMRAAMGRTLTLRQACRIHGIDVTPLAAELRRLAAQRS
- a CDS encoding hemerythrin domain-containing protein, producing MINIGDPPASDFNDPLGVLSDCHRRVEHFLQLLLTVTQQAQGGELAPDQRAALEAGLRYFAEAAPKHTSDEEDSLFPRLRACRHPEVRAALAVVESLHADHLRAEPAHQVVDELGRRWLADGRLPADSVRTLSETLRQLAATYQRHIAIEDTELFPLARRALDTAAVAELGQEMARRRGLRVGSGPR
- a CDS encoding PAS domain S-box protein, producing the protein MGIPIRVLLIDDSEDDAALLLHELGRGGYDPTWERVDTAPALAAALQHGQWDLITCDWVMPQFSAPAALALIRQHGCDLPVIIVSGAVGEEIAVSAMRAGAHDYVSKHKLVRLVPAIERELREVEVRRARRQTEQAYRAVVEESLQGLAIIQGSAMVFANPALARISGVSVAELLQMPVAQMAERIHPAERAEVARRMELLLAGVPIPSRTETRIARKDGSLRWFETHTSRIEYQGKPALQVAFLDVTDRKRAEEALQVSERHFRALIEGALDLIGILNPDGTVRYVNPAHTRLLGYSAEELIGRRVFELVHPEDRQAIVDAFLEGVGEGFTSRSVEFRFRHKDGSWKSFEGVGRNLIADPVIAGVLVNSRDITERKQAEADRARLSAAVEQAAEFIVVTDPDGTIRYVNPAGERLSGYSRDELCGQSPARFVFAPIEPELRQNLRAALARAEVWSGCHVQQRKDGTSCEVELTISPVRDASGQVINYLAIGRDVTHERQLETQLRQAQRLEAIGRLAGGVAHDFNNQLTVIIGSAQFLLTGLAPDDPGRQHVERIAETADHSARLVRQLLTFSRQQPLETRPLQLGNLLAEMAPVLRLLLSEQISLQVSTLSELWPVQADRVQIERVIINLAVNARDALRSRAEPSAHAEASPDATIVISATNVQFEAVPPALSEHLRPGAYVLLGVQDNGPGMEAAVRERIFEPFFTTKDPGHGTGLGLATVFGIITQHGGHITCTSELGRGSTFHIYLPRGQIADLPAPQPHAAQLRPRSPQEPRTVLIAEDEDSVRDVVRLALEESGYRVLVAHAADDAVAAASANGVAVDVLITDMVMPGGSGTKLAQRLSQHHPGMRVLFISGYHNRALDLSALPGARFLQKPFGLDQLLQAVEELLAG